A genome region from Sphingomonas sp. BGYR3 includes the following:
- a CDS encoding efflux RND transporter permease subunit: MSFRNISAWSIRNPMPPIVLFIALTIAGIVSFARMDVNNDPDIDFPIVWISISQPGAAPTELETQITQRVEAAVRSLPGIDQMESTVSEGNSQTVIQLDIGTPIDRAVNDVRDAIAQIRGDLPDGILEPQVGRFNTSDEEIASFTVTTTDMTVEQLSWFVDNNVANELLAVDGLSGVERIGGVTREIRVILNLAQIQSLGLTASQVNQQLRQVNLNAAGGRTEISGTEQSVRVLGNAETAQTLADSMIAIGGGRTVRLGDIAQVRDLYAEQRSLGEYNGRQVLAFDIKRAKGASDLAVFAAAEKKLSEIEARNPKVKFDVLFNSVKYTKQQYDSAMHAMLEGAVLAVVVVFLFLRDWRATAISALAIPLSAIPTFWFMDMLGFTLNQMTLLALSLVAGVLVDDAIVEIENIVRHMRMGKSAYQASIDAADEIGVAVLATTMSIVAVFLPVGLMPGISGQFFKNFGLTVVASVLMSLVVARMLTPMIAAYFLKSKGHAAHGEGPVMNLYTRTLAWTLRHRWVAVATFAIALVFQMFLAVGGPLPFTFQPSQDQDDITVNIEMVPGTTLAQTKAVVDRVSTILQKRDDVVQSVYARTFVGNGRVTAMLKDERPVTSTVFEQQLGPELNKIADARVNVRAQGGWGGSGRAMSIVLGGDDPKLLNDTALKIVAEMERMPEVRAPRISGDLQRPEIVIQPRTDIAADLGVTTAALSNAIRIATLGDIDQNSAKFSLSDRQVPIRVALAEDSRAELDTVRNLPVPTQAGGSVPLGVVADIRFGAGPTRIDRLNQKRRLVIGADLGTDPKTGKPYVSGAVLAKIDQLPSMKNLPIGVGKLEVGQAKWQAEMIQNFVIALVSGIFLVFAVLMLLYRGLMAPLVNLSSLLLAPLGGFIALWVSGNPLSLPVLIGVLMLFGIVAKNSILLIDFALEEMEKGVDKFTAIVDAGHKRAQPIVMTTVAMVAGMVPTALSLNGDGSWRAPMGITVIGGLILSTLLTLVLVPALFSLAIGFERWVGPRLSRRLLTYRPGDDGKPVLDHQPGGRIGYQGDGGPNQPAE, encoded by the coding sequence ATGAGCTTTCGGAACATTTCGGCCTGGTCCATCCGCAATCCGATGCCGCCGATCGTGCTGTTCATCGCGCTGACCATCGCCGGGATCGTCAGTTTCGCCCGCATGGACGTGAATAACGACCCGGACATCGATTTCCCGATCGTCTGGATTTCGATCAGCCAGCCGGGCGCCGCTCCCACCGAACTGGAAACGCAGATCACGCAGCGCGTCGAGGCTGCGGTGCGCAGCCTGCCGGGCATCGACCAGATGGAATCGACCGTCAGCGAAGGCAACAGCCAGACGGTCATCCAGCTCGACATCGGCACGCCGATCGACCGGGCCGTCAACGATGTGCGCGACGCCATTGCCCAGATTCGCGGCGACCTTCCCGACGGGATCCTTGAGCCGCAGGTCGGCCGGTTCAACACGTCGGACGAGGAAATCGCCAGCTTTACCGTCACCACGACGGACATGACGGTCGAACAGCTGTCCTGGTTCGTCGACAATAATGTCGCCAACGAACTGCTGGCCGTGGACGGCCTGTCGGGTGTGGAGCGCATCGGCGGGGTGACGCGCGAGATTCGCGTGATCCTGAACCTCGCGCAAATCCAGTCGCTTGGCCTGACCGCAAGCCAGGTGAACCAGCAGCTGCGTCAGGTGAACCTGAATGCCGCTGGCGGGCGCACGGAAATTTCGGGGACCGAACAGTCGGTGCGCGTGCTGGGCAATGCCGAAACCGCGCAGACGCTGGCCGATTCCATGATCGCGATCGGCGGCGGGCGCACCGTGCGGCTGGGCGACATCGCGCAGGTCCGCGACCTGTATGCCGAACAGCGCAGCCTGGGCGAATATAACGGCCGTCAGGTGCTGGCGTTCGACATCAAGCGGGCCAAGGGCGCATCCGACCTGGCGGTGTTCGCGGCGGCCGAAAAGAAGCTGAGCGAGATCGAGGCGCGCAACCCCAAGGTGAAGTTCGACGTCCTGTTCAACAGCGTCAAATACACCAAGCAGCAATATGACAGCGCCATGCACGCGATGCTGGAGGGCGCGGTCCTGGCAGTGGTCGTCGTGTTCCTGTTCCTGCGCGACTGGCGTGCGACGGCCATTTCGGCGCTGGCCATTCCGCTGTCGGCCATCCCGACCTTCTGGTTCATGGACATGCTGGGCTTTACGCTCAACCAGATGACGCTGCTGGCATTGAGCCTGGTGGCGGGCGTGCTGGTCGACGACGCGATCGTCGAGATCGAAAACATCGTGCGGCACATGCGGATGGGCAAATCCGCCTATCAGGCATCGATCGACGCGGCCGACGAAATCGGCGTCGCGGTGCTGGCCACCACCATGTCGATCGTCGCCGTGTTCCTGCCCGTCGGCCTGATGCCCGGCATTTCGGGTCAGTTCTTCAAGAATTTCGGCCTGACCGTGGTTGCATCGGTGCTGATGAGCCTGGTCGTCGCGCGCATGCTGACGCCGATGATCGCGGCCTATTTCCTGAAGTCAAAGGGTCATGCCGCCCATGGCGAGGGCCCGGTCATGAACCTGTACACCCGCACGCTGGCATGGACGCTGCGCCATCGCTGGGTCGCCGTCGCGACCTTTGCCATCGCATTGGTGTTCCAGATGTTCCTGGCGGTCGGCGGTCCCCTGCCCTTTACCTTCCAGCCGAGCCAGGATCAGGACGACATCACCGTCAACATCGAAATGGTGCCCGGCACCACGCTGGCCCAGACCAAGGCGGTGGTCGACCGGGTGTCCACCATCCTGCAAAAGCGCGATGACGTGGTGCAGAGCGTCTATGCCCGCACCTTCGTGGGCAATGGCCGCGTCACCGCGATGCTGAAGGACGAGCGGCCGGTGACCAGCACCGTGTTCGAACAGCAGCTGGGGCCGGAGCTGAACAAGATCGCCGATGCCCGCGTCAACGTGCGCGCACAGGGCGGCTGGGGCGGCAGTGGCCGTGCCATGTCGATCGTGCTGGGCGGCGATGATCCCAAGCTGCTCAACGACACCGCGCTCAAGATCGTGGCCGAGATGGAGCGGATGCCGGAAGTACGCGCCCCGCGCATTTCGGGCGACCTTCAGCGGCCGGAAATCGTCATTCAGCCGCGGACCGACATTGCCGCCGATCTGGGCGTGACGACCGCCGCCCTGTCCAACGCGATCCGCATCGCGACGCTTGGCGATATCGACCAGAACAGCGCCAAATTCTCGCTGTCCGACCGTCAGGTGCCGATCCGCGTCGCGCTGGCCGAGGATTCCCGCGCCGAACTGGATACGGTCCGCAACCTGCCCGTCCCGACCCAGGCGGGCGGTTCGGTGCCGCTGGGCGTCGTCGCTGACATCCGTTTCGGTGCCGGGCCGACCCGCATCGACCGGCTGAACCAGAAGCGCCGCCTGGTCATCGGTGCCGACCTTGGCACTGATCCCAAGACGGGCAAGCCCTATGTCTCCGGCGCGGTGCTGGCCAAGATCGACCAGTTGCCCAGCATGAAGAACCTGCCGATCGGCGTCGGCAAGCTGGAGGTCGGACAGGCCAAGTGGCAGGCGGAGATGATCCAGAACTTCGTCATCGCCCTCGTCTCCGGCATCTTCCTCGTCTTTGCGGTGCTGATGCTGCTTTACCGCGGTCTGATGGCCCCTCTGGTCAACCTGTCCTCGCTGCTGCTGGCGCCGCTCGGCGGGTTCATCGCCCTGTGGGTATCGGGCAATCCGCTGTCGCTGCCCGTGCTGATCGGCGTGCTGATGCTGTTCGGCATCGTCGCCAAGAACTCGATCCTGCTGATCGATTTCGCGCTGGAAGAAATGGAAAAGGGCGTCGACAAGTTCACCGCGATCGTCGACGCCGGGCACAAGCGCGCTCAGCCGATCGTGATGACCACCGTCGCCATGGTCGCGGGCATGGTGCCGACCGCCCTGTCGCTGAACGGCGACGGATCATGGCGTGCCCCAATGGGCATCACCGTGATCGGCGGCCTCATCCTGTCCACGCTGCTGACGCTGGTGCTGGTGCCGGCCCTGTTCAGCCTGGCCATCGGGTTCGAACGCTGGGTCGGGCCACGCCTGTCGCGCCGTCTGCTCACCTATCGTCCCGGCGACGATGGCAAGCCGGTGCTGGACCACCAGCCCGGCGGCCGCATCGGGTATCAGGGGGATGGCGGGCCGAACCAGCCGGCGGAGTGA